The genomic segment TATTTGACAACCTCAGCTTATGAATATTATTTGATAAAACTCTGCACCATTTGTGCCTTGCAGAGGGAATTCCAATGCATGGAGTGGACTGAAAATTATGCAAACATACAGTACTGAAAGGTCTGCTGATGAAAATGAACTAGACCTGATCATTGAAAAATAAATGGTTGTTTGTGGGAATACAATAGTGTTTTGATACATTTTCAGCCTTTACAAAGGTTTTATAGGCAAAGTGATATGGCCGAAAattaaaggacagaaaacaatgtgcagggctgAAATGGAGCTTGAGAAGATAGTAGGGTGGCTCTCATCCCCCTGTTTGATGGCTTTGAAATGAATGTGAGATGGATGTGAGATAGGTTGTCATATTTGGAACTCCAAAGGACTTTCACCAGGGTAATGACATTATACCATGACTGGCAAGAAGTGACAGCTAGGCTCTACACTTCTACAGGACCTGCCAGACATGGAAATCGAGGAGAATTAGCATACTTTAAGGACCACTTTAGGTAAGACCACTGAACAATAATACATGTGCCAGGTAAATGACTTAAGATTCTAGGCCGAGTGTTTTACTTTTAAACCTGTTTCATGATTAATTCTCACACATAAACCTTGCACAACCATGCATCTTTGTCATTGtcatttttacatacctatatCTTAGCATGACACACATTCAAGCTTTTCCACAATCATATTTCTGAGAACTTCACACATCAACTCCTTACAACACAATCTACTTGCATGATGAATGGTTACTTACTGAAGCACAGGTGTGATAGCATTGTTTGGTTTTAACATCTGTTTAGCCTGGTTTCAGCTGCGTGGAGGGAGTTAAAATCCCCCCGTTGATTCACAGAATACTTCAGTGTGATGTGTGTCATGATGCCTTTCATGGCAAATGTCTGAATTTCCTTTTTTATCATCTTGTGCTGCTGTTCCCCCTCCGTGATAATATCAGacgagtgaatgggaagaagcTTGGTATATTAGTTGTCTTTACAGCAGGGTCAAAAAGAGAAGGACTCACTGGAATTcagtacagtgggaatgaataggTAGGAGCTTGAGTTATTGGAATTTTATACAATAGGATTGAATGGTTCTGTAGAGAGGAACAGAATTATGCTTGGCCTAGTTATGTGTTTATTTGGCATTGACCAAATGATGGAGAAATGCCAGCACCGTATGAGTTTCCTCACAGCAACCAATCTGCTCCAATATTAGCAattcctgtgggggtgtgtgtgtgtttgtgttgggtgggagggtgggggtagagTTGGCTGTGGAGGTTTACAGTAGCTTCTTAGTTCACTTGACATAACTCCTTTAATTGTGCTACATGTGAAATATAGTAAACCTGTATGAAGTGCTTTCCTTGAGACTTAAACAAAGGTCTTACTTTTGAGTTTTAGTTCTGGGCCTTCTTTGCTTTTCTTATCAAGATTCAAAGTTGTAATGTCATTAAACCTGCAGACCTCTACCAATAATAATGAGCTTTCATTGTAAGAATATTCAAAATGTTGTAACAAAGTCATGTGCAGCACTCAATTTATGTGTATTTTTCTATCATATAGCTGGGAAAAATGATCTTGAATTTGTATTACTATTTATGTTAAATGAAAGAAATACACAGAACAATTCAATTTGTAATATTCTTTTAAATAAATTGCTTTAGATATTTCTCATTATTTTGATGAGGAAATAATTCTGCAATCCTAATAGTTAACAAGAATTGAGAGAATGCTAAATCTTCAAAAGCTTCAACTTTTGGATGACAGAATCTCTTAACTGTGAGGCAACATAGAATGCGAGCTCTCGATCAGGTGCGAATCATTTTATTCCATATAGTTTATAGTTGTAGAGTAAattaaaatggaaataaaattaGAAACTACATTTTATAAAGAAGTGATAATATTTTGATTAGTTAACCCTTGCCTGAGACTCTGGCTTAAATAGTCTCTTAGGCTTTTGCAGTTCTACACAACCCAACTAACTCCTCTTACACCTAACTTAGTCACATTTTTTCTCTTTCTACCAATCCTTCTCAACCATTCTTACTCCTGAAAATGGATGATTACCTTATTTTTGTTGAaacatttgaattcagtaataattttTACATAAGAATGGGGATGAGTAGCTTAGGGTCAAAAATGAAAGACAAGGTTGGCCTGTAAGCAGTAAGATAGAATAGACAGGTTTAGCTGTGTTCAGGAGGAAGACTTAGCGCATACATTAAGGTAACAAGGACAAATAATGTGGGAATAAAGCAGGAGGGAAATGGATAAGATACTGTTTGTATAAATGATTACTAAGCACAGGACACTGGAGTGTATTTAGACAGTTTTTTGTAATTTGTACACAAATGATGGGTGCATAGCTTATGAAGTTATTTATTCATTAATGTTTTAATAGAGTGAGTAAATGTGCTCACTACTGTAGCTACCGATGTTGACTGCTTTGTTAAATGATGTGCAGATGTCTTACTTGATGATTCCTCTGCTGCTCGGAGTAAAAACGTGTAGTTGATCAACACTTCCTCCACTTTTGAGAGGAGCTCTTTGCACTGCCTTTCTGAGCGCACAATATAAACCAAATGCACAAAGGTCTCAATCAGGCTACAGAGCACTTGAAAGCTAGTTGAGATAGCTGCAAGCATGTGTGTTGGGCTTTTGTCCACTGCTGCCACTCTCCTACATGCAGTTCGCAGCTCTTTAAacttctgtgtgagtgtttgtttgtacTCATCCAGGTGAGACATGTAAAGTTTAGGACCATAGTTTCCACGGTTCGCTGTACACTGCCTTAAGATGGATAGCAGTTCACTAGTGTCCTGCTGGGCGGCGAAAAAACCATCAGGTAACATATAGGCTCTATTCCGCAGAGCATTAATTCTGGTTATGTTGCTATCAGTATCACTCAATACTGCCTCCTGTTGTACATTGTCCCCACTGCCATTGGAAACATTTTTGTCTGACATTTGATAAGTCTTAGCTAATGTTTCACTGAGTGTCACTGAACTGTCAGACCTCAGGTCTGGAAGAAGCTGCAATGGTACTGAATATGAAAGTTCATCCTTATCACTGCTGTCATCAGCGACATCACAATTTCTATAATAAAAACAGTACCTAAAGGAGCAGCATCTGTCATTGCTGCCCATGTCTTCTTTGAGAAGTGGTACTGACCTTGATGGTTTGAAGTCTCCCTGAATAGAGAAAATTGCTGGAGACCTTTGTTTTTTGTCTATATTGGAAATGTTTACATGAGATTGGTCATCACACTGTGCTGGTTCTTGATACTGGTTTTTAAGGATTTttcttaaaaattcactccctttTTCCATATTCCTAGATTCTTCTGTCTTGGAAGTGGCCATATTTGTACTGTTTTCTGAACATTCTGACATCATTTCACTTATTTCTGCCTCAGAGACTATGTTGGTGGCACTGTGGTGTCGCTCCAGTTTCCTGCCTGGGGGCATTTTCAGACATTCACCTCGTGTCATCATGCAAAACACACCAGGCTGCTGTGCAGATCTATAATCACTGGACTCCAGACTTGAGGTACGCCTCCGAACAGCCTTTTGTTTGGCGCTGATATTGGGTGCAGAAGGGACAACACTGGTTTTAGGCTGCTTGTGAACACAAGCCCCTTTGGCTCTCTCTGCTCTTTGTGATTCCATAGTATTAGGGATTGATGGAAAACACATTGAGTTACAAGCCAGTCCTCGACGTTTACAGTCACAGCTACGACGTTGTTCTCGGGACAATCCTGGAATGTTTCCCACTGGGCTGCTTTTGATTTGACAAGGGCAACGTCCAGATGCTATGCGATATAAGTAATCTTCCGCAAATACATCAACTTTGGTTTTGGGCTTGAGTAATTCTTCGAGAAACTCGAGTTCATATTGTTTCACTTTTTGAAGTTGCTCCTGCCTCTCATCACTCTCTTTCTTAAATCTTACTGGGAAAGTAGCTgagaaaagatttttaaaattcagcaaggAGCCTTTTTGTGACTTAGCTTTATCAGGAATAAGAGACGTGTGTTGTTTAGCATCAACAACATTTTCTGGAGATGATGTGACATGTGTCAAAGTAACACCACTTAGACTGGAAGGCTTGGAACACATTGGGATGTCAGCAGTTTTTTCTGAACTAATATTGGTTTTGAAAGAACATGAGTGGCCCTGACGTTTCATCTTTTCAGTACTACCTTGCTGTTTTATGTTGTTATCTAGTCCCAAAGCAGCAATAGGATACCTATAAGGACTGAGATAACACTCTTGATTTGGGGAACCAGTTTTCTTGGGTTGACTTTCCTTTTCAGGTTTGTTGTGATTATTCTTTTGACTAGTTGGTACGTCCGCCAAATCTATAAGATCATTCTTGAATAATGTTGAGATTTCCTTACCTGTTGCTGGCTGATACTTCCTATTGTTTACTTTTACATATGCTGCTTCATTATTCTTTAGTGTGCAAGTATGGAAGACAGTTGTTCTGTGGCCCTGAGAATCCATTTGTCTTTGCGCAGGTACCTCAGATTTCAACAAATTACATTCACATGGTCTGGAGCTTCCTTGCATGCTTCCTTCAAATTTGACATGCTCATTTTTTGAAGAATCACATTCAGCACAGCTATCTGTGTACATGGAAATCGGAGAAGGGGTGTTATCTGTTGAGCCATAACTTAATGAATTTTCTTGGATTGTTTCAGGCCTTGAGATCTTGGGGCTATTTCCAGAGTTCCTGCTATTCAGCAACTGTTTGATACATGTTGCGTCATCTCCAACATGAAGAAACGATCTGTCTTCACTCTGAATTATTATTTCTTCAGGACAAGTCAGTTTGGAAGGGTCTTCCTTGGATTGAGCAGTTTGTTGTTTAGACATATTTTCTTCTACAATTTTTGGACAACTAGGACAATTCTGTTGTAAAACAGGCTTTAAAATAACATTATCTGGCCTGTTTATGGTTTCATTAGATTGAGTGAATGCCTGAGGTCTCATGTGAACCGTACAATATCCTGTCACATGTCCAGGTTTGAGTCGAATAGGACCAGACAAGGGACTCTGTTTGGATGAAGCAACTGCAGATAAAGTATTTGCTTCCTCACAATGCCTCTTTGGACAAGGAACTCCTTTGAAGGCAGCTTGTGCACAGCATCTAACAGTACTCAAGGGAACATCTTTTTTCATAATTAGACCAGTTTTGTTTCCGTGATAAGCAAGTAAATGGTGCTGTTTGAATGCTGAGACCATTTCAGATATGTCAGTCATTTCCGAAGAGTTTGTTTCATGGCCGGAATCCAGTGATGACTCTGGGGTCATAGCTGCCAATACAATCAAACCTGTGGATATCAAGAGAAAAAAAGTATCTTATGATATTGAAGTAGCAAGTGTGGAACATATTAGCTGAAGAAATGCTCATTATTGTCATTATGTTCCTTGTTGAAATTAAACCTCAACCTTTAAAGAAAGAAACTTGAATGAGGTATTTCAAATAATGAAGGGATTGGACTGTATTCATGAGGATATACTGTTTGAATTATATTGGTTAGGGTGAGCAGGTTACATGCATAtatttgttttttattctttcattgtaCGTATCATTGGCAAGACCAtattttacatatatatatatatatatatatatttatatatgacCTAAGAATGAAACTTGGTTAGATGTCAGCAAGTTTTTCTTTTCATGGAAGGTCGCTGGCCTCTGGAACAAGTTACTGGCACTGCAAATGTTAAAAAGGATGTAGATGAGTTCCTGTAGACTGATATCATTGTGTATAAAGGGGAGGAGAGATTTTGAGTGATAATCCTCACGATCACTGTGATTTCCTGGAACTTGTTTTGATCATCTTTAAAGGTTATAAAGGTAATTACCAGAATTTCAAATGCTCAAACTTGAATTAGTctgtgtttatcaattttgatcCCTGCCTCTTCCAGTAGATGTGGCTGATGGTAGGTGGGACCATTGGATGTCATGATACTTAATTGAAACAGGATTGTTTGGGGCTAGCTGGGCTTTTGTGTTGGTCATTTTCACATGTTCCTATGTACTCTTGTTTTGATTCATCATGACTTATGTCACAAACATAAGGACTATTGTTTAAAGGCACATTTCTGTTTACAAACCTTTACATTGAGTTTAAAAGCCTTTTTCAAAATGGTAGTATGGACAGACAACATGGCACCTTCTAATGTTTATTGAAATCTTGGCAGACTCATATTTCTCGAGCTAGCTATGAAgaatcattaaaaatgcaaagacccCTCCAGAATTGTCCATTAAATTCTAAAAGGTGTGAAAAACTCTAACTTCTGGGGGAACAGGAGACAGGAAAGAACGTCAAAGGATCTCAACATAACTAACTTCTTTGCCTGGTGGAACAATGCATAATTGAAATTAACATAACAGCTATTTTAAGTTGAGGAACTGTATAATGTCTGTTTGCGAACAGCTATCTTGTGTGCAGAACCCCAGGGAGAACTCTGAGAAACAACTTCAGAGAGGGTTCTTGGCCAAAGGAAGACAAAGAGGAAGATATTAAGAAATCAACAGTTGTTCTTCAGAAAAAGTCCAGATAATCATCAAGTGCTGTAACTGGGAATAATGAGGAATAAacaccttttctctctctcaaaacctGCTGACCTTCTGAGTCTACCTGAAAAGGCAAACCTCTGAATAGTTGGCTGCAGAAGCCATCACAATGGCCAAACTGAACCTCAAGTTTCAACCCTTCGCTTCggaaagaaggaattcaagcAACAGGCCCGCAATAATATCTCACAGAGACTGATTTGGAATCACATCTTAAAGCATCTTGTTACCTTTATCTGCTTTTAACCTTTGTATCTGAATTTTAATTAATAACTTTATCAGTTTTACCTAAGTAACTTGCAATAATTTTTGTAACAAACTAATCTTTATCTTGTTTAATACTAAAGCTTGTttgctgggttatttttaaattgaatcacTCGTAAACTAAAAGGGGGctacatacgcacacacaaattcttagctcaAGGACCACTTTTACGTGGTCATGACACTTAATATAGGTGCCATCCATGGCTCACTGGCAGTACTCTTTCCTCTGATTCATCAAGTTGTGTATTCATGTCTCACACCACAGTCTTGAGCACAGAATCaaagctgacattccagtgagtactgagggactgcagtaTTGTCAGAggagccatctttcagatgagacattaaactgatgtaaaagatgtaaaaagatcccattgcactattttgaaaaaaacagcaggagaattgtccctggtgtcctggccaatatttatccctcaaccaagttCACTAAGAacacagattttctggtcattgccatactactgtttgtgggaacttgctgtgctcaaattgactgccatgtttcctatgttacaacagtgatcacactgtaaaagtacttcattaggtGTAAAGCTCTTTGTGACTTCTTGAGGATATGAAAAGTGTTATAATTTGTTTTCCTTTTGGAGAAAACATTTCTCAGAGATTTAATTAGTTTTCTACAACACACTCATTCCTCCTTGCTACTTATTGACTCAAGCAAACTGCTTTTGATTTCTTCATCTTTAGTTAACTGGATTGGTAATATTACAGATATGATCTAATTTCAGCCAATCACTCACTTTCCTTCTCCCAACATATCAGAACAAGTTCTAAATACAAAACTTTTAATTATATACATACAGGTCAGACTTAGCGGACCACCTACCTACATGTTGCTGACCCTGAAAGTCCTATCTGTGAAGGAGTCATCTGTCATATTCTAGTTGTAGGGATAGGGTGTTTGGGTAGACTGTTTGTGGTTGACAGTTTTTCCTATGACTTATctagagacagaggcagacagaggacTAGCAATAACTTGGGAGGGACTGCCTGATCTGTGCGCCTGAGCAGGTGCTATAGGCTGAATATGCATGTTGACCACTATTCCCTTGAATAAAAACGGTTCCTGAACGTCTGTATTTTCTAGTGGATATCAAGGCTCCAACATAAGGCCATCCAGGGCTCCAAGCTTCCCTCATCTTCAGTGAGCCCTCCAGAACAACCTTCTGGGATGCGGCCTCCTAATTGGCCCTTGACCCTTGCCATCCTATTAAGAATGATGGGGGGTCTCAATGCTGCTGATCCAATCGGAGGACCACAACGATATAAGGATGGCAGCCCCCAAAATAGAGGCACCCTCAGCTGCCTGTATTGAAGTTGTGAATTAAAGGCCCAAAGCAGATATGGCCAATGAGTTGGTTGTGAAATACCTCTGCAGGCCTATTCATGGATGGGGCtgcagcctttcattcctggggctCCAACATTAGGGCATGGAGCCTCTGGCTCCATTCGTTGCCTTGTCTGCTGTTGGAAGGCCACCTGGACTGAGCCGGCGACCTCCATACATGGCAGGGGGGCCACTCAGATGTCAGTAAAATAGTTGTGCTTGTGCAAAATGAGCTCTTATTGGATTAATTGGCTAACCGCCTCTGTGGAGTGGGCAGCCAATCCAGTTCCCAGCCCAGCCCTGGGAAAGTCCCAAGAGGCAGGAATGCATTAGGGAGCCTTTCCAAAGTGGGATGCTCCCATTTTCATGGCCTCTCCACCTCTAAACCCCGTCTCCCTGgggccaggaaaattcagccaaGATCTACAAACACGTTTCTATTTAATTACCAGATCTGTCAAAATGACAATACTTTGACAACATGTTAAGAGATACTACAGCTTCGTGCCTGAGGTTTCAGTTGCAGATGCTACAAGCACTCAACAAGGTTTGaggtcagcagatgcatgggaacaccatgacctccaagttcccctccagctcACAGACCCtcttgacttgaaaatatattaacgttccttcattgttgctgggtgaaaattctggaactccctccctaacagcacgacGGGAAGACCTTCACCACATGTACTTCAAAAAGACCgctttaccaccaccttctcaagggcaattaaagatgggcaataaataccgatCTTGctataatgcccacatcccataaatgaactaAAAATGCAGTCTACACAGCAAAAATCTCTTGAGGCATGACACTGCCCAACGGTTTTATTGTACTCTGTAataaggtaagtggatagtgCATCCAAACATGTTATGTAATATCCTCAGTTGTACAGCTAGCTGATCTGAATCACAAGGTGACTCAACTGGTTTTGTGATGATACTAGGTCTTTAGTTCTGTAGCCTTCTTCAGTCTTCAGGTCTGCCCCTTTTACATCTGTGCAAAGTTCTTCCTCTAATTCTGCAATGCCTCACACATTGTTTGTATCTCTGGTTGGTGCATGCTTCAAGTGAGGATGATGCAGGGTGCTGTGATGTACCTTGTTGCTGAGGGACTCCGTCTTGCTGCTCTTGGGGTTACATCATACCTGCGAAAGGAAGAAAGGAGACATAAGCACTACTGTCATGTTGTAGTTGCAGAGGAATTATATAGCACATTTTACAGCAAAAAGCATTCATTGATTCATTTGAAACCATTGGACAGATAGGTACACAATTTCAGTTGCACAAACCAGGAAGTGCATTCCTTCTCTCCAGCTTGTATGTCACCAATGCTCTAAACTGATTTCCATCTGATGACTTGCATTATAGTCTTCATGGAGGGAGTGAGCAGATTGGATAGCTGAGAACCTTCACCTATCTGCACTCTGTGCCATTAGTTGTACGCTGAATTTTTCTGTATGGACAAAAAGATTTTACGTTGAATGAATAGATATTGTGTATTGCACATTCCAGGCTGTGGTTGTTTTATGGCCTTAAACATCGCTTATTGCCAAGTATCTTGCTTACAGAAAATACAAGAGTTGACTGAGTCTACTCTAATTGTCATCTATCCTTATGAATACTTATTGTCGGTCTTCAGTCTTTCTCAGCTGCATCATGCTAGATTATTCTTTTTTGTTCTGCTGTACTAGCTTTCAAGCATCTTTATATTTCCTTTTCTGTTGCAATCGCAACTGGCTATTGAATCAATCTAGGTTAAGTATACTTAGGTATTCAACAAAGCTCTTCCAACACTTtcacaagagcaaaatactgcagctgctggaagtctgaaataaaaacagaatcctTTCTCTGCTCCGGTGTTCCATTTCCATGCTTTAAATTCCAGTAACAATACTcactgcagtttccctttaagaagGGCAGGCTGACTCCACCACATGCTTTCAGCGCAACACTGTCCAGCCCTGCTGAGTGCAGGGACAATGAAAGAGGATGCCAACAgccacccactcactcccatgcTACAATCAGGTAAATGAGGTTGGAGAACCATGTTTGTGAATCAGCACAGTCAGGTCACAAATTGCCAAAAAAGGGCAGATAAATTGTTAACTTGAAATGATAAAAAGGATGATGGCGCAAGACAAAAGTGAGTAGTAATATGataagtaaagaaataaaatatGGGTCTATAGGAGTTGTAAATGGCaaaagcagaatcattaccaacagTTGCTGCCTGAAAAATGGGAACAATGActatgatctgaaattattgaattATTGAAAACGCTGCAAAGTATCTTCTCGAAAAATGAGGTGCTATTCTTCGGGCttctgttgagcttcactggaatagtgTAAGAGGCCAATGACAGAGTGGTCACAGTGGGAGTGGGGccaagaattaaaatgacaggcggcCAGAAGCTCAGGATCATGCTTGTGGGCTGAACAGAGGCGTTTCACAATGCAATCACTCAATCTGTATTTGGCCTCCTCAGTGTAGAAGAGACTGCActatgagcagtgaatacagtaaattgaaagaagtaaacagatgtttcacctggaagagagtgtttgggatgctgaacagtgggaagggaggagatGGCTTTATGTTGCcgttgtcactggattagtaatccagaaacccagactatgctctggggacataggtcccaactgcagcagctgatgaaatttgaattcaattccgaaatctagaatataaagctagtctcgggaatggtaaccatgacaactatcgattgttgtaaaaacccatatggttcactaatgccctttaggcaaggaaatctgccatccttacctggtctggcctacatgtgactccagatccacagcaatgtagttgactctgaactgccctctgaaatggcctagcaagacccTCAGTTCAAGAGTgattagggatggccaacaaatgctggcctatttagcgatgaccacatcccatgaaagaataaaaaaattaaagggcAGGTATTGCATGTCTTGCACTGCATGGGAAGAAGCCCTGAGAAGAGAAGGGGATGCTGGGGGTGGAATGAGCAGTGGACTAGCATGTTGCGGATGGAACAGTCCCTTTGGAATACtgaaagggaaggggaaggaaagatgtgtttagCAGTGGCATCGCACTGGAGGTGGCGGAAAGGATGAAGGATAATCTATTGAATGTAGAGGTTGGTGTGGTGGAAGGCGagaacaaggggaaccctattgtGGTTCCATTTAAGGATTGCTGGTTAGGCTGCTGAATGCCAGAACACCAAGGTGGAATGTCAGTAACATGTTGAAAGTGGCCTCCCACCCCAACCAAATGACTGCTCTGGTTGCCCTTCTCAGGACTCTACCCAAAATGGAGTGACTAGACTCGTGTAAATGGACAGAAAGCAACCCAGCACTATTTTCAT from the Carcharodon carcharias isolate sCarCar2 chromosome 9, sCarCar2.pri, whole genome shotgun sequence genome contains:
- the frmpd3 gene encoding FERM and PDZ domain-containing protein 3, with the translated sequence MQAVSLNDMECDHLSALATRQVKIKRDPVYGFGFVAGSEKPVIVRAVSPGGPSEGRLIPGDQILAINDEGVSSAPRERVIDLVRNGKDSIILTVLQPHQSPKSAFISAAKKAQLRTNPVKVRFSEEVTINGNTSDPMKEETLMLISNVLNVYLENGQMKSFTFDSRTTVRDVILTLQDKLCLRCIEHFALVLEVGNEGPEKKLLLLHEAETLIQVVQRSHFNTMKCILRITFFPKDPVDLLRRDPVAFDYLYAQSCSDVMKERFSGDLADDVMLQLTALHIYITVSNARISQKITLRNIEKDWGLEMFLPSSLLLYMKEKHKRKILAHHLKATQAPGPSGKKISAIQAKLQYLRILNELPLYPGGLFNSVVLDAKQSEMTLLVGPQHGISHVIDLKTNLTTILTEFGRVSRIQLFREKENIARVELTISEAKPIVLLMESTEAVNFACLIAGYYRLFVDAKKMIFCSANVQPQVNKADHRNIPNILQPEWTISSSGPVLKTEGRGMSCPHNLPHHNEFQTPCNLMANTPESNLVRFHFLRMQERRKEFENQIDVNENLIFFEESRPRTKSDPTPNTSKIGPSNSDIRCGSGHQGFLNRGRANTLDSQMKMAIAYTTDHHSCICPKIPVQLSKVNSTKILPIVITENDDLLCDACKVKMKGNIIPKGSSIEKCLNSCNYRDDVIDLTTLPLPGSDEEHEGDECHSLLPTLAPPPPGFRDNSSDEDDSKRRTSQCLTSSRQPYEIHFNDIPVSLIDGVQTRTVRHRAQELDDALVSTLQALEALAAAEECPRSQPQEGSGLIVLAAMTPESSLDSGHETNSSEMTDISEMVSAFKQHHLLAYHGNKTGLIMKKDVPLSTVRCCAQAAFKGVPCPKRHCEEANTLSAVASSKQSPLSGPIRLKPGHVTGYCTVHMRPQAFTQSNETINRPDNVILKPVLQQNCPSCPKIVEENMSKQQTAQSKEDPSKLTCPEEIIIQSEDRSFLHVGDDATCIKQLLNSRNSGNSPKISRPETIQENSLSYGSTDNTPSPISMYTDSCAECDSSKNEHVKFEGSMQGSSRPCECNLLKSEVPAQRQMDSQGHRTTVFHTCTLKNNEAAYVKVNNRKYQPATGKEISTLFKNDLIDLADVPTSQKNNHNKPEKESQPKKTGSPNQECYLSPYRYPIAALGLDNNIKQQGSTEKMKRQGHSCSFKTNISSEKTADIPMCSKPSSLSGVTLTHVTSSPENVVDAKQHTSLIPDKAKSQKGSLLNFKNLFSATFPVRFKKESDERQEQLQKVKQYELEFLEELLKPKTKVDVFAEDYLYRIASGRCPCQIKSSPVGNIPGLSREQRRSCDCKRRGLACNSMCFPSIPNTMESQRAERAKGACVHKQPKTSVVPSAPNISAKQKAVRRRTSSLESSDYRSAQQPGVFCMMTRGECLKMPPGRKLERHHSATNIVSEAEISEMMSECSENSTNMATSKTEESRNMEKGSEFLRKILKNQYQEPAQCDDQSHVNISNIDKKQRSPAIFSIQGDFKPSRSVPLLKEDMGSNDRCCSFRYCFYYRNCDVADDSSDKDELSYSVPLQLLPDLRSDSSVTLSETLAKTYQMSDKNVSNGSGDNVQQEAVLSDTDSNITRINALRNRAYMLPDGFFAAQQDTSELLSILRQCTANRGNYGPKLYMSHLDEYKQTLTQKFKELRTACRRVAAVDKSPTHMLAAISTSFQVLCSLIETFVHLVYIVRSERQCKELLSKVEEVLINYTFLLRAAEESSSKTSAHHLTKQSTSVATVVSTFTHSIKTLMNK